A DNA window from Shewanella baltica contains the following coding sequences:
- a CDS encoding Ig-like domain-containing protein: protein MFNGTVDLGDNSTLAVTINGVVYTTANGLVIDASGNWSIDLTGTTLADGTYPVSATVTDLAGNSKTVTQDVVIDTKIDQDGDGNTVAITSITDDTGASGSDFITNDNT, encoded by the coding sequence GTGTTCAACGGCACGGTCGATTTGGGTGACAACAGCACCTTGGCCGTCACCATCAATGGCGTGGTCTACACCACTGCCAACGGCTTGGTGATTGATGCCAGCGGTAACTGGAGCATCGACTTAACCGGCACCACCTTGGCCGATGGCACTTACCCTGTCAGCGCCACGGTCACTGACCTGGCGGGCAACAGCAAAACCGTCACCCAAGACGTGGTGATTGATACCAAGATTGACCAAGATGGCGACGGCAACACCGTGGCGATCACCAGCATTACCGATGACACCGGCGCCTCGGGCAGCGACTTCATCACCAATGACAACACCTGA
- a CDS encoding Ig-like domain-containing protein, translating to MAVTINGVVYTTANGLVIDASGNWSIDLTGTTLADGTYPVSATVTDLAATAKPSPRTW from the coding sequence TTGGCCGTCACCATCAATGGCGTGGTCTACACCACTGCCAACGGCTTGGTGATTGATGCCAGCGGTAACTGGAGCATCGACTTAACCGGCACCACCTTGGCCGATGGCACTTACCCTGTCAGCGCCACGGTCACTGACCTGGCGGCAACAGCAAAACCGTCACCCAGGACGTGGTGA
- a CDS encoding Ig-like domain-containing protein has protein sequence MIDTKIDQDGDGNTVAITSITDDTGASGSDFITNDNTLIFNGTVDLGDNSTLAVTINGVVYTTANGLVIDASGNWSIDLTGTTLADGTYPVSATVTDLAGNSKTVTQDVVIDTKIDQDGDGNTVAITSITDDTGASGSDFITNDNTLVFNGTVDLGDNSTLAVTINGVVYTTANGLVIDASGNWSIDLTGTTLADGTYPVSATVTDLAGNSKTVTQDVVIDTKIDQDGDGNTVAITSITDDTGASGSDFITNDNTLISTVPSI, from the coding sequence GTGATTGATACCAAGATTGACCAAGATGGCGACGGCAACACCGTGGCGATCACCAGCATTACCGATGACACCGGCGCCTCGGGCAGCGACTTCATCACCAACGACAACACCCTGATTTTCAACGGTACCGTCGATTTAGGTGACAACAGCACCTTGGCCGTCACCATCAATGGCGTGGTCTACACCACTGCCAACGGCTTGGTGATTGATGCCAGCGGTAACTGGAGCATCGACTTAACCGGCACCACCTTGGCCGATGGCACTTACCCTGTCAGCGCCACGGTCACTGACCTGGCGGGCAACAGCAAAACCGTCACCCAGGACGTGGTGATTGATACCAAGATTGACCAAGATGGCGACGGCAACACCGTGGCGATCACCAGCATTACCGATGACACCGGCGCCTCGGGCAGCGACTTCATCACCAATGACAACACCTTAGTCTTCAACGGTACCGTCGATTTAGGTGACAACAGCACCTTGGCCGTCACCATCAATGGCGTGGTCTACACCACCGCCAACGGCTTGGTGATTGATGCCAGCGGTAACTGGAGCATCGACTTAACCGGCACCACCTTGGCCGATGGCACTTACCCTGTCAGCGCCACGGTCACCGACCTAGCCGGCAACAGCAAAACCGTCACCCAGGACGTGGTGATTGATACCAAGATTGACCAAGATGGCGACGGCAACACCGTGGCGATCACCAGCATTACCGATGACACCGGCGCCTCGGGCAGCGACTTCATCACCAACGACAACACCCTGATTTCAACGGTACCGTCGATTTAG